A window from Montipora capricornis isolate CH-2021 chromosome 7, ASM3666992v2, whole genome shotgun sequence encodes these proteins:
- the LOC138055515 gene encoding zinc finger MYM-type protein 1-like, translating into MNTDAYDEDTTSDIVDKIPAPTAASVEAIDDFAGLLTAEKRNLSDQEEFQLLTKDCRPSEKFVFPKTKIYGKSRSFQMSWLKEYSWLVYSPSKDGGLCRVCLVFPPSANTANTGALVSFAMTKFNKANEILKEHSKTKYQNDALLQAENFIKMMLFPEKAIASVIESSRVAQIEYNREVLRGIVSSVIFCGKQNIALRGHMESGTDKNCRNRGNFLALLDFRAEAGDEIIAKHLRECARNATYTSATIQNNIIEITMEYLRNQIISEIPEHVPFFTILADETTEISNTEQLCISIRFFDDTCSNFLDS; encoded by the exons ATGAACACAGACGCGTACGACGAGGATACAACATCGGATATAGTCGATAAAATACCAGCGCCAACAGCGGCCTCTG TTGAAGCTATAGATGACTTTGCTGGACTGCTAActgcagaaaaaagaaatctatcaGACCAAGAAGAATTTCAGCTATTGACTAAGGACTGTAGGCCATCCGAAAAATTTGTTTTCCCGAAGACTAAAATATATGGCAAAAGCAGGTCGTTTCAAATGTCTTGGCTGAAAGAATATTCGTGGCTAGTGTACAGTCCTTCCAAAGACGGGGGCCTTTGTCGGGTATGTCTAGTGTTTCCACCAAGTGCCAACACTGCGAACACGGGGGCACTTGTGAGTTTCGCCATGACAAAATTTAATAAGGCAAATGAAATTCTAAAAGAGCATTCCAAGACGAAATATCAGAATGACGCTCTTCTTCAAGCCGAAAACTTTATAAAGATGATGCTTTTTCCAGAAAAAGCGATAGCGTCCGTTATCGAATCTTCAAGAGTAGCACAGATTGAATACAACCGCGAGGTTCTAAGAGGCATTGTATCGAGTGTAATATTCTGCGGAAAACAAAATATTGCGCTTCGTGGACATATGGAATCCGGTACGGATAAAAATTGCAGGAATCGAGGAAATTTTCTTGCCCTTCTAGACTTCCGTGCAGAAGCAGGAGATGAGATCATTGCCAAACACCTACGCGAGTGCGCAAGAAATGCTACTTACACGTCTGCCACTATTCAGAATAACATAATAGAGATAACAATGGAGTATTTGAGGAACCAAATTATTAGTGAAATCCCAGAGCATGTACCTTTTTTTACTATTCTCGCCGATGAAACAACTGAAATTTCGAATACTGAACAGCTTTGCATATCAATTCGATTTTTCGATGATACTTGTAGTAATTTCTTGGATTCGTAA